Proteins encoded within one genomic window of Fibrobacter sp. UWR4:
- a CDS encoding futalosine hydrolase encodes MEFSKVFPQDSSKAELHNSLIPLSGPFRGCFACILGVGILDFAAGLSCLLSECKQTNVKISAAINVGICGAYPNRGLSLLDVVNVSSDRVGDLGCEERDGSHALWGSAYTSASSASVPAVLQNTYGKLPQVKGATVNCCTGTENTALERVRNLGCDVESMEGAACFAVCEKFGIPAYQVRAVSNIASTRDKSQWKIDEALDRLHEVLVDNL; translated from the coding sequence ATGGAATTTTCAAAGGTGTTTCCACAGGACTCCTCCAAGGCGGAATTACACAATTCATTGATTCCCTTAAGCGGTCCTTTTCGGGGTTGCTTTGCTTGTATTCTAGGCGTGGGCATCCTGGATTTCGCAGCAGGCCTGTCCTGCTTGTTATCCGAATGTAAACAAACTAACGTAAAAATTTCTGCTGCCATTAATGTGGGAATCTGTGGCGCCTATCCCAATCGCGGTCTGTCCTTGCTGGACGTTGTAAACGTTTCAAGCGACAGGGTCGGTGATCTCGGATGCGAAGAACGTGACGGTTCTCATGCCCTGTGGGGAAGTGCGTACACCTCCGCCAGCAGTGCTTCCGTTCCTGCGGTTCTTCAAAACACGTACGGCAAGCTCCCGCAGGTAAAAGGTGCTACCGTAAATTGCTGCACCGGCACAGAAAATACCGCTCTTGAGCGGGTCAGGAACCTCGGGTGCGACGTGGAATCCATGGAGGGAGCCGCCTGTTTCGCCGTGTGTGAAAAATTCGGGATTCCCGCCTATCAAGTCCGTGCAGTCAGTAACATCGCGTCCACTCGGGATAAGTCCCAATGGAAAATCGACGAAGCCTTGGATAGGCTTCATGAAGTTTTAGTCGATAATCTTTAA
- a CDS encoding OmpA family protein produces MTLKKLVLITAGAMLLTGTAMAKNINVPGDYSKIADALGNADAGDTIFVKRGTYNENITLIMGVVLRGEEPTSTIIDGGRRGPTVMGTSGAEMSHFTIRNGLEGILCENAAPYIHDCYVLDNHATGVGAFISLPHLRNNVVYGNRWSGILAWGAKSLDAYIEQNVVLRNGYSGLALKGPTNVVARNNIFMENHYYGVFADPAAGQTKVEYNNIYKNYYPFNQFIKVNRTNVSLDPKFKNASLSKPDFFCQSTSPMLKRGKGKLDIGLTTAGLVKEEEAVEETRNPDTDGDGLCDPWVSEEGVSDKYASVCTGLDNCPEEAEDFDGFQDDDGCPDPDNDRDGLCDPWVEAKGMLSNFAHICKGVDLCPEQAESLNDYKDDDGCPDEVPQPPKKVFVLEGVNFESGKATITPDSYISLMKVVDIMETFTEATFQIVGHTDNVGNKDKNKQLSADRAAAVKNFLVEKGINESRMVTDGMGDTKPVASNKTPEGRAQNRRIEFIRTDIN; encoded by the coding sequence ATGACCCTAAAGAAACTGGTCTTAATCACGGCCGGGGCAATGCTTCTTACCGGAACCGCCATGGCAAAGAATATCAATGTGCCTGGTGATTACAGCAAGATTGCAGATGCTCTCGGTAATGCTGACGCTGGCGATACTATTTTCGTTAAGCGCGGTACCTATAACGAAAACATCACCTTGATCATGGGTGTTGTGCTCAGAGGCGAAGAACCGACCTCTACCATCATTGATGGTGGCCGTCGCGGTCCTACCGTCATGGGTACTTCGGGCGCAGAAATGTCCCACTTTACCATTAGAAACGGTCTCGAAGGTATTCTCTGCGAAAACGCAGCTCCTTACATTCATGACTGCTATGTGCTGGACAACCATGCAACTGGTGTCGGCGCATTCATTTCTCTTCCGCATCTTCGTAACAACGTCGTCTATGGCAACCGCTGGTCCGGCATTCTTGCCTGGGGCGCTAAGTCTCTCGACGCTTATATCGAACAGAACGTTGTACTCCGCAATGGCTATTCCGGCCTTGCACTGAAGGGACCGACCAACGTGGTCGCCCGTAACAACATCTTCATGGAAAACCACTACTACGGTGTGTTTGCTGACCCGGCTGCCGGTCAGACGAAGGTGGAATACAACAACATCTACAAGAACTATTATCCGTTCAACCAGTTCATCAAGGTGAACCGTACGAACGTTTCCCTCGATCCGAAATTCAAGAACGCCTCTCTCTCCAAGCCGGACTTCTTCTGCCAGTCCACCTCTCCGATGCTCAAGCGCGGTAAGGGTAAGCTGGACATTGGTCTGACTACCGCAGGTCTGGTTAAGGAAGAAGAAGCTGTTGAAGAAACCCGTAATCCGGATACCGATGGCGATGGCCTTTGCGATCCTTGGGTTTCCGAAGAAGGCGTCTCCGATAAGTACGCTTCCGTTTGCACCGGCCTCGACAACTGCCCCGAAGAAGCTGAAGACTTCGACGGCTTCCAGGATGACGATGGCTGCCCGGATCCGGACAATGACCGTGACGGTCTTTGCGATCCTTGGGTAGAAGCTAAGGGCATGCTCTCTAACTTCGCTCACATTTGTAAGGGTGTTGACCTCTGCCCCGAACAGGCAGAATCCCTGAATGACTACAAGGACGACGATGGTTGCCCGGATGAAGTTCCGCAGCCGCCTAAGAAGGTCTTCGTTCTTGAAGGTGTGAACTTTGAATCTGGTAAGGCAACCATTACTCCGGACTCCTACATCTCCCTGATGAAGGTGGTGGACATCATGGAAACCTTCACCGAAGCTACCTTCCAGATTGTCGGTCACACCGATAACGTTGGTAACAAGGATAAGAACAAGCAGCTTTCCGCAGACCGCGCTGCAGCCGTTAAGAACTTCCTCGTTGAGAAGGGCATTAACGAAAGCCGTATGGTAACTGATGGTATGGGTGACACTAAGCCGGTCGCCTCCAACAAGACCCCGGAAGGTCGTGCTCAGAACCGTCGTATTGAGTTTATCCGTACGGATATCAATTAA
- a CDS encoding 1,4-dihydroxy-6-naphthoate synthase: MRLSLGISTCPNDTFIYEALIKGLENSPFDWDVHFADVQTLNEMVRRGELDVAKVSAQVYPKVESEYKCLGCGGAIGYGCGPLFLSAVSEKYDPTLPVVLPGAETTAALLFRFWHSRTQSASKEIEPVAKLNVKFALFDQVYRSLLSGEDSQGVVIHEHRFTWKRDGLHLLQDLGAFWEQETGTPIPLGIAVARKSLGEETIALVESEIRKSLADARGRKDPVTPFIDEKAQISSREVMVSHINMFVNDFSENVGDRGWAALENLWRLVRCA; encoded by the coding sequence ATGCGTCTATCTCTAGGAATATCAACTTGCCCTAATGATACATTCATCTATGAAGCCCTCATTAAGGGACTGGAAAATTCACCTTTTGACTGGGACGTCCATTTCGCCGATGTCCAGACCTTGAACGAAATGGTTCGCAGGGGAGAGTTGGATGTGGCGAAAGTCAGTGCCCAGGTCTATCCAAAAGTTGAGTCGGAATACAAGTGCCTGGGATGCGGAGGCGCGATTGGCTACGGATGTGGTCCTCTATTCCTTTCCGCTGTGTCGGAAAAATACGACCCGACGTTGCCTGTGGTCCTACCGGGAGCGGAAACTACAGCCGCCTTGTTGTTTCGCTTCTGGCATTCCAGAACCCAGTCGGCGTCCAAGGAAATTGAACCTGTGGCAAAACTTAATGTAAAGTTCGCCCTGTTCGACCAGGTATATCGTTCTCTCCTGTCTGGGGAGGACTCTCAAGGCGTCGTAATCCATGAACACCGTTTTACCTGGAAACGGGACGGACTCCATCTGCTTCAGGATCTGGGGGCCTTCTGGGAACAGGAAACGGGTACGCCGATTCCGCTTGGAATTGCTGTCGCCCGTAAGAGCCTGGGGGAGGAAACCATCGCCCTGGTGGAAAGTGAAATCCGAAAAAGTCTAGCGGATGCGCGAGGCCGCAAGGATCCTGTAACGCCTTTTATAGACGAAAAAGCTCAAATTTCCAGTCGTGAGGTCATGGTTTCTCACATAAATATGTTTGTCAATGATTTCTCCGAAAACGTGGGGGACCGGGGGTGGGCTGCCCTGGAAAACTTATGGCGGTTGGTTAGGTGTGCATAA